Proteins from a single region of Drosophila biarmipes strain raj3 chromosome 3R, RU_DBia_V1.1, whole genome shotgun sequence:
- the LOC108026231 gene encoding cytoplasmic FMR1-interacting protein: MTEKITLADALSNVEVLDELSLPDEQPCIEAQPCSIIYKANFDTNFEDRNGFVTGIAKYIEEATTHANLNVLLDEGQKHAVMLYTWRCCSRAIPQPKSNEQPNRVEIYEKTVEVLAPEVNKLLNFMYFQRKAIEAFSGEVKRLCHAEKRKDFVSEAYLLTLGKFINMFAVLDELKNMKSSVKNDYSTYRRAAQFLKVMSDSHTLQESQNLSMFLATQNKIRDTVKDTLEKIVGYEDLLSDVVNICVHMFETKMYLTPEEKHMLVKVMGFGLFLMDSDACNINKLDQKKKIRLDRIDRIFKNLEVVPLFGDMQIAPFNYIKRSKHFDSSKWPLSSSNAISPQADLMVHLPQIREDHVKYISELARYTNEVTTTVKENPSDAENRITADLALRGLQLLSEWTSVVTELYSWKLLHPTDHHQNKECPVEAEEYERATRYNYTSEEKFALIEVIAMIKGLQVLMARIETVLCEAIRRNIYSELQDFVQLSLREPLRKAVKNKKDLIRSIIMSVRETSADWQKGYEPTDDPVAKGKKDPDGGFRIQVPRLNVGPSSTQLYMVRTMLESLIADKSGGKRTLRKDIDGNCLLQIDTFHKTSFYWSYLLNFSDTLQKCCDLSQLWYREFYLEMTMGRKVNKCLVRHQHNEECKDLITMEKRIQFPIEMSMPWILTDHILQTKEPSMMEFVLYPLDLYNDSAYYALTVFRKQFLYDEVEAEVNLCFDQFVYKLSEQIFAHYKQLAGSIFLDKRFRLECEVLGFNFQSYPRNNRYETLLKQRHVQLLGRSIDLNKLITQRINANMHKSIELAISRFEGNDITGIVELEGLLEANRICHKLLSKYLALDNFDGMVKEANHNVLAPYGRITLHVFVELNYDFLVNYCYNAATNRFIRTKVNLSSSQAIQREKPPQMSHYYLWGSKQLNAAYSTQYGQYTGFVGSPHFHAMCRLLGYQGIAVVMDIILKDIVKPLIQGSLLQFTKTLMIAMPKSCKLPRCEYGSPGVLSYYQAHLTDIVQYPDAKTELFQSFREFGNSIIFCLLIEQALSQEEVCDLLHAALFQNIFPRPFCKENEKPEAKQKRLEAQFANLQIVSNVEKIGTAKQAMIAREGDLLTRERLCCGLSIFEVILNRVKSYLDDPVWCGPPPANGIIHVDECSEFHRLWSALQFVYCIPVRGTEYTIEELFGEGLNWAGCVMIVLLGQQRRFEALDFCYHILRVQRVDGKDEDVKGIQLKRMVDRIRRFQVLNSQIFSILNKYLKGGDGEGSNVEHVRCFPPPQHPSVISSSSHYQDPQKLRQSINN; this comes from the exons ATGACGGAGAAGATCACGCTAGCCGACGCGCTGTCCAATGTGGAGGTGCTGGACGAGCTCTCGCTGCCAGACGAGCAGCCCTGCATCGAGGCGCAGCCCTGCTCGATTATCTACAAGGCAAACTTTGATACGAACTTCGAGGATCGCAATGGATTCGTCACGGGCATAGCCAAGTACATCGAGGAGGCCACCACCCATGCCAACCTG AATGTCCTCCTCGATGAGGGGCAGAAGCACGCAGTCATGCTGTACACCTGGCGCTGCTGCTCCCGCGCCATTCCGCAGCCCAAGTCCAATGAGCAGCCCAACCGGGTGGAGATCTACGAGAAGACCGTGGAGGTGCTGGCCCCCGAGGTCAACAAGCTGCTCAACTTCATGTACTTCCAGCGCAAGGCCATCGAGGCCTTCTCCGGCGAGGTGAAGCGCCTGTGCCACGCCGAGAAGCGCAAGGACTTCGTGTCGGAGGCCTACCTGCTGACCCTGGGCAAGTTCATCAACATGTTCGCCGTCCTGGACGAGCTGAAGAACATGAAGTCCAGCGTGAAGAACGACTACTCTACGTACAGGCGGGCTGCGCAGTTCCTCAAGGTGATGTCCGACTCACACACCCTGCAGGAGTCGCAGAATCTGTCCATGTTCCTGGCCACGCAGAACAAGATCCGCGACACGGTCAAGGACACGCTGGAGAAGATCGTGGGCTACGAGGACCTCCTCTCCGACGTGGTCAACATCTGCGTCCACATGTTCGAGACCAAGATGTACTTGACGCCCGAGGAGAAGCACATGCTGGTCAAGGTCATGGGCTTCGGCCTCTTCCTCATGGACAGCGATGCGTGCAATATCAACAAACTGGATcagaagaagaagatccgCCTGGATCGCATCGATCGCATCTTCAAGAACCTGGAGGTGGTGCCTCTGTTCGGCGACATGCAGATCGCGCCCTTCAACTACATCAAGCGCAGCAAGCACTTCGATTCCAGCAAGTGGCCGCTGTCCAGCTCGAACGCCATCAGTCCCCAGGCGGATTTGATGGTGCACCTGCCGCAGATACGCGAGGATCACGTAAAGTACATCTCCGAGCTGGCGCGGTACACAAACGAGGTGACCACCACCGTCAAGGAGAATCCCTCGGACGCCGAGAACCGGATTACCGCCGACCTGGCCCTGCGGGGTCTCCAACTGCTTTCCGAGTGGACCAGTGTGGTCACCGAGCTGTACTCCTGGAAGCTGCTGCACCCCACGGACCATCACCAGAACAAGGAGTGCCCCGTCGAGGCCGAGGAGTACGAGCGGGCCACCCGCTACAACTACACATCGGAGGAGAAGTTCGCCCTCATCGAGGTGATCGCCATGATCAAGGGACTGCAGGTGCTGATGGCGCGCATAGAGACGGTGCTGTGCGAGGCCATTCGGCGGAACATCTACTCCGAGTTGCAGGACTTTGTGCAGCTGTCGCTGCGAGAGCCGCTGCGCAAGGCGGTGAAGAACAAGAAGGACCTTATCCGGAGCATCATCATGTCGGTGCGCGAAACGTCGGCGGACTGGCAGAAGGGCTACGAGCCCACCGACGACCCGGTGGCCAAGGGCAAGAAGGATCCCGACGGCGGCTTCCGCATCCAGGTGCCGCGCCTCAATGTGGGCCCCTCCTCCACGCAGCTGTACATGGTGCGCACCATGCTGGAGTCCCTGATCGCCGACAAAAGTGGCGGCAAGCGCACTTTGCGCAAGGACATCGACGGCAATTGTCTGCTGCAGATTGACACGTTCCACAAGACATCGTTCTACTGGAGCTATCTGCTCAACTTCAGTGACACGCTGCAGAAGTGCTGCGATCTGTCACAGCTGTGGTACCGGGAGTTCTACTTGGAGATGACCATGGGTAGGAAGGTGAACAAGTGCTTGGTGCGTCATCAGCACAACGAGGAGTGCAAGGATCTGATCACCATGGAGAAGCGGATTCAGTTCCCAATTGAGATGTCCATGCCGTGGATATTAACAGATCACATTCTGCAAACGAAGGAGCCCTCGATGATGGA ATTTGTCTTGTATCCCCTGGACTTGTACAACGATTCGGCGTACTACGCCCTCACCGTCTTCCGCAAGCAGTTCCTCTACGACGAGGTGGAGGCCGAAGTCAATCTGTGCTTCGACCAGTTTGTGTACAAGCTGAGCGAGCAGATTTTCGCCCACTACAAGCAGCTGGCGGGCAGCATTTTCCTGGACAAGCGTTTCCGCCTGGAGTGCGAGGTTCTAGGTTTCAACTTCCAATCGTATCCGCGCAACAATCGCTATGAGACCCTGCTAAAACAACGACATGTCCAACTGTTGG GCCGTTCCATTGACTTGAACAAACTGATCACACAACGCATAAACGCCAACATGCACAAGAGCATTGAGTTGGCCATCAGCCGCTTCGAGGGCAACGATATAACCGGCATAGTG GAACTTGAAGGTCTGCTGGAGGCGAATAGAATTTGCCACAAGTTGCTGAGCAAATACTTGGCCCTGGACAACTTTGACGGCATGGTGAAGGAGGCTAACCACAATGTGCTGGCTCCTTACGGCCGAATCACACTGCACGTCTTTGTGGAATTGAACTACGACTTCCTGGTCAATTACTGCTACAATGCAGCCACAAATCG CTTCATTCGAACCAAAGTAAATCTGTCGTCGTCGCAGGCCATTCAGCGTGAGAAGCCGCCACAAATGTCGCACTACTATCTGTGGGGCTCCAAGCAGCTGAACGCTGCCTATTCCACGCAGTATGGTCAGTACACTGGCTTCGTGGGCTCCCCGCATTTCCATGCCATGTGCCGCCTGCTGGGCTACCAGGGCATCGCCGTCGTTATGGACATTATACTGAAGGACATTGTGAAGCCACTGATCCAGGGCTCCCTGCTGCAGTTCACCAAGACACTGATGATTGCCATGCCCAAGTCGTGCAAGCTGCCCCGCTGCGAGTACGGGTCGCCAGGAGTGCTGAGCTACTACCAGGCTCATCTCACAGACATTGTGCAATATCCGGATGCGAAGACGGAGCTGTTCCAGTCGTTCCGGGAGTTCGGCAACAGCATTATCTTCTGCCTGCTCATCGAACAGGCACTCTCCCAGGAGGAGGTGTGCGATCTACTGCACGCGGCCCTCTTCCAAAACATTTTCCCCAGGCCCTTTTGCAAAG AGAACGAGAAGCCAGAGGCTAAGCAAAAGCGACTTGAAGCCCAGTTCGCCAACCTGCAGATAGTTTCGAATGTGGAAAAGATCGGCACTGCAAAG CAAGCCATGATTGCCCGCGAGGGAGATCTGCTGACACGCGAGCGCCTTTGCTGCGGCCTCAGCATCTTCGAGGTGATTCTCAACCGGGTGAAGAGCTACCTGGACGATCCGGTGTGGTGCGGTCCCCCGCCGGCCAATGGGATTATACACGTGGACGAGTGTTCCGAGTTCCATCGCCTCTGGTCGGCCCTGCAGTTCGTCTATTGCATTCCAGTGAGGGGCACCGAGTACACCATTGAGGAGCTCTTTGGCGAGGGCCTCAACTGGGCGGGCTGCGTGATGATCGTGCTGCTGGGCCAGCAGCGGCGCTTCGAGGCTCTGGACTTTTGCTACCACATTCTGCGCGTGCAGCGCGTCGATGGCAAGGATGAGGATGTCAAGGGCATT CAACTGAAGCGAAT
- the LOC108026421 gene encoding 39 kDa FK506-binding nuclear protein produces the protein MSMFWGLNMKPERKYSQTIIKSFHISGVALDKGQEAKLYLAAEKQEYIVATVTKAIPQVALDLNFSKGDRIMFYTAGDASVSLLGYLHDIDSDDEDEDFTLEKLLKGKEGKKSKKSEDDEEDESGEEEEEGDSDEDSQLIEEYESFLENGADEDDDDEEEEDDESGEEEEDDSEDSEAEEEQPKAKVAKLSAGANAKKAGKEQNGVAKKEEAKQQQKKKEKPEGKKEKEQPKPKEQAKQQPGAVGERFITGGVKVLDMVAGKGEEAKPGKRVSVYYTGRLQSNNKTFDSLLKGKPFKFSLGNGEVIKGWDVGVAGMKVGGKRRITCPPHMGYGSRGAPPKIGPNSTLVFDVELKAVH, from the exons ATGTCGATGTTTTGGG GTCTGAACATGAAGCCTGAGCGCAAGTACTCGCAGACGATCATCAAGTCGTTCCACATCTCCGGCGTGGCCCTCGACAAGGGCCAGGAGGCCAAGTTGTACCTCGCCGCCGAGAAGCAGGAGTACATCGTGGCCACCGTGACCAAGGCCATTCCCCAGGTGGCCCTGGACCTGAACTTCAGCAAGGGCGATCGCATCATGTTCTACACTGCAG GCGACGCCAGCGTTTCTCTGCTGGGCTACTTGCACGACATTGATTCCGACGATGAGGACGAGGACTTCACCCTCGAGAAACTGCTGAAGGGCAAGGAGGGCAAGAAGAGCAAGAAGTCCGAGGATGATGAGGAGGACGAGAgcggcgaggaggaggaggagggggaCTCCGACGAAGACAGTCAGCTGATTGAGGAGTACGAGTCCTTCCTTGAGAACGGAGCTGATgaagacgacgacgatgaggaggaggaggacgacgagaGCGGGGAGGAAGAGGAGGACGACAGCGAAGATTCCGAGGCTgaggaggagcagcccaaGGCCAAGGTCGCCAAGCTGTCGGCCGGTGCCAACGCCAAGAAAGCCGGCAAGGAGCAGAACGGCGTGGCCAAGAAGGAGGAggccaagcagcagcagaagaagaaggagaagCCCGAGGgcaagaaggagaaggagcagCCCAAGCCCAAGGAGCAGGCCAAGCAGCAGCCAGGTGCCGTAGGTGAGCGCTTCATCACCGGGGGCGTGAAGGTGTTGGATATGGTCGCCGGCAAGGGCGAGGAGGCCAAGCCGGGCAAACGCGTCTCCGTCTACTACACCGGCCGCCTGCAGTCGAACAACAAGACCTTCGACAGCCTGCTGAAGGGCAAGCCCTTCAAGTTCTCCCTGGGCAACGGCGAAGTCATCAAGGGCTGGGACGTTGGCGTCGCCGGCATGAAGGTGGGCGGCAAGCGCCGCATCACCTGCCCCCCGCACATGGGATACGGATCGCGCGGAGCTCCGCCCAAGATCGGCCCCAACTCGACACTGGTCTTCGACGTGGAGCTGAAGGCTGTGCACTAA